The nucleotide window GCGACGACGCGGTGCACGCCGCCGACGCCGTGACGCGCGCAATACGCGACACGAACGCCCAGATTCTCGTTTACGACACGCAACCCATTCAGGCGGTGTTTCACGCGATCTCCGGCGGCCGCACGGAGCGCGCCGCCGACGTATGGGGCACGGACATCCCCTATCTCCAAGCGGCGGAGAGTCCCGGCGAGGCGGAGGCGCCCGGCTACGCCGGCCGGGTCGAGCTGCCGGCCGCCGCGCTCCGCGCGGCCGTGCAAGAGCTGGCGCCCGAGGCGGCGCTGGACGGTCCGCCCACCGACTGGTTCGGCACGCCTGTGCGCAGTCCCTCGGGCGGTGTCGTCACGATCCCGGTGGGCGGCGTGACGCTGACAGGCCCCCAGGTACGCGCGGCCGCCGGACTGCGTTCGGCCAATTTCGAGGTCTCCGCCGACGGCGAGACGCTGATCTTCCGCACCGTCGGCTACGGCCACGGCGTCGGCATGAGCCAATACGGCGCCCGCACCCTGGCCCTCCAGGGCCGGACCTACGAGGAGATTTTGATGCAGTACTATCGCGGTGTGCAGTTGATAGTGTACAGTTGACAGTGTACAGTTATTTGCATATTTTGTTCTTATTTGTATAAATACAGGCAGTATATTTTCACGAAAATATACTGCCTGTATTTATTTCTTATTTATTCGATAGCGGCGAAGGCTTGGACAAGGTCCTCTAGGATGTCGTCGATGTGCTCCGTGCCAATGGAGAGGCGGATGGTGTTCGGCTTGATGCCGGAGACCAGCAGCTCCTCCTCGTTCATCTGCGAGTGCGTCGTGGACGCCGGGTGGATGACCAACGACTTCACATCCGCCACATTGGCCAGCAGAGAGAAGAGCGTCAGCCGGTCGATGAACCGTTTGGCCGTCTCCGCTCCGCCACGGATCTCAAATGTGAAGATCGAGCCGCCCCCGCTTGGGAAATACGCTTCGTACAGCGCGTGGTCGCGGTGGTCCGGGCACTTTGGGTGGTTGACCTTCTCCACCTTCGGGTGCACGGCAAGGTAGTCGACGACCCGCAGGGCGTTGGCCACATGCCGCTCCACACGCAGGGAGAGGGTTTCAAGCCCCTGCAAAAACAGGAAGGAATGGAAGGGACTGAGCACCGAACCGGTGTCCCGCATCAGCGTCGTGCGGGCTTTGATGATGTACGCCAGGGCCCCGGCGGCCTCGGTGAACACAACGCCGTGGTAGCTCGGGTTCGGCTGGGAGAGGCCGGGGAATTTGTCGTTCTGCGCCCAGTCAAACCGACCGCTGTCCACGATCACGCCGCCGATAGACGTGCCGTGCCCGCCGATGAACTTGGTCGCGGAGTGGACCACGACGTCGGCCCCGTGCTCGATGGGACGCAGCAAATAGGGCGTGGCGAAGGTGTTGTCGACAATCAGCGGGATCCCGTGCCGGTGGGCGATCTCCGCCGCCGCGTCGATGTCGATGATCGTCGAGTTGGGGTTTCCGAGACTCTCGATGAAAACAGCCTTTGTATTCGGGCGGATGGCTCGCTCAAAATTGGCGACGTCGCCGCCGTCCACAAACGTCGTCTCGATCCCGCCGTCGGGCAGCGTGTTGGCGAACAGATTGTATGTACCGCCATAAATGGCGTTGTCCGATACGATGTGGTCGCCCGCCCGGGCGACGTTCTGCACCGAGTACGCGGCCGCCGCCGCGCCGGACGACGTGGCCAGCGCCCCGACGCCCCCCTCAAGCGCCGCAATGCGCCGTTCGAAGACGTCGGAGGTCGGGTTCATCAGCCGTGTGTAGATGTTGCCGCTCTCCGTCAGCGCGAACCGTCCCGCGGCCTGCGCACAGTCCTTGAAGACATAGGAACTCGTCTGGTAGATGGGCACCGCCCGCGCGTCGGTCGTGGGGTCGGGCGTTTCCTGCCCCACATGGAGCTGCAATGTTTCAAACCGATATTTCTTTGTCTCGTTCATCGATGTTCATCCTTTCCTAACGTGGGTTGCACCTGCAACCCACAACCCAAATTCTTGTTTTTTGTTGCCGCTTTGCGGCAACAAGGTACTAATCGCGGGGCACCCTGGGGGCACCGCCGGGCTCAAAGATTTTTGCGGATCTGCTGGAAGGCGTTTTTCTCAAGACGGGACACTTGCGCCTGTGAAATGCCGATTTCACAAAGCGAAAAGCCGCAGCCGGCCCGTTCCGGATCTGCGCGCCAGGTCTGGCCCGTTTTCAGGCGGATCTCCAGCCGCGCGGCGTTCGGCGTCTCCGCTTTGTGGACGACGGCCCGCTCCAGCAGGCAGGCGCCCAGCCCGTTTTGCGCGGCGCCGGCCCATTCGGTCTCCAGGGCGCGGCGCAGCGTCTCGATCTGTCCGGCTCCTT belongs to Oscillospiraceae bacterium and includes:
- a CDS encoding O-acetylhomoserine aminocarboxypropyltransferase/cysteine synthase; amino-acid sequence: MNETKKYRFETLQLHVGQETPDPTTDARAVPIYQTSSYVFKDCAQAAGRFALTESGNIYTRLMNPTSDVFERRIAALEGGVGALATSSGAAAAAYSVQNVARAGDHIVSDNAIYGGTYNLFANTLPDGGIETTFVDGGDVANFERAIRPNTKAVFIESLGNPNSTIIDIDAAAEIAHRHGIPLIVDNTFATPYLLRPIEHGADVVVHSATKFIGGHGTSIGGVIVDSGRFDWAQNDKFPGLSQPNPSYHGVVFTEAAGALAYIIKARTTLMRDTGSVLSPFHSFLFLQGLETLSLRVERHVANALRVVDYLAVHPKVEKVNHPKCPDHRDHALYEAYFPSGGGSIFTFEIRGGAETAKRFIDRLTLFSLLANVADVKSLVIHPASTTHSQMNEEELLVSGIKPNTIRLSIGTEHIDDILEDLVQAFAAIE
- the spoIID gene encoding stage II sporulation protein D, encoding MRRFFALTTALTLALFLLPLLAAGRGAPAETEIVPLVPDPRPAEADVHMDPAGPRPPSSISAPAGEPNDGNDQAAATSLSAAPAVPGGDETHMIRVLVGDTVQEMSLAAYLFGVLAAEMSADFPREALRAQAVAARTNAVAKQRAARGAQGAPAAHKGADICDNFAHCQAYLPRAEALARWGDDAVHAADAVTRAIRDTNAQILVYDTQPIQAVFHAISGGRTERAADVWGTDIPYLQAAESPGEAEAPGYAGRVELPAAALRAAVQELAPEAALDGPPTDWFGTPVRSPSGGVVTIPVGGVTLTGPQVRAAAGLRSANFEVSADGETLIFRTVGYGHGVGMSQYGARTLALQGRTYEEILMQYYRGVQLIVYS